In one Tessaracoccus palaemonis genomic region, the following are encoded:
- a CDS encoding IS3 family transposase (programmed frameshift) → MAAEKKSRRRYTAEYRAEAARLVIDTGRPIAHVAQELGIGSQLLGRWVQAERDRDAGEPDGDLSLDERAELKRLRREVSELRKDNEFLGKAAGLLRVEATTIERFELMAAEKANFEVARMARLLRVSRSGYYQWAQRRVAGPSSRARRQASLDERVRALHEASDQVYGAPRITADLHQEGTAVNVKTVASSLRRQGLEGISPRSFSPVTTIPGVPTHHIPDRVSREWDTGELNRVWVSDITYLRTGEGWLYLCVVRDGCSRRVLGWAMDSHQDSDLVERALTMARTLRGDVPGQVVFHADRGTQYTSDQLHRAAKRLGVEQSMGRTGVCFDNAMAESFWSTLKHEFYHRHTWPTRAQARREVARWIEVVYNRRRRHSALGYQRPVEFETTKTQTDTGRVTKDQAA, encoded by the exons ATGGCAGCAGAGAAGAAGAGTCGTCGGAGGTACACGGCGGAGTATCGGGCCGAGGCGGCTCGGTTGGTGATCGACACCGGGCGGCCGATCGCGCATGTGGCCCAGGAGTTGGGTATCGGGTCCCAGCTGTTGGGGCGGTGGGTCCAGGCGGAGCGTGATCGGGACGCTGGCGAGCCCGACGGCGATCTGAGCTTGGACGAGCGGGCCGAGTTGAAGCGGTTGCGTCGGGAAGTCAGCGAGCTACGCAAGGACAACGAGTTCCTGGGAAAAGCAGCTG GCCTTCTTCGCGTCGAAGCCACCACGATCGAACGGTTCGAACTGATGGCGGCGGAGAAGGCCAACTTTGAGGTGGCCCGGATGGCGCGGCTGTTGCGGGTGTCCAGGTCGGGTTACTACCAGTGGGCCCAGCGCCGCGTGGCTGGTCCGAGCAGCCGGGCTCGCCGGCAGGCGAGCTTGGATGAACGGGTCCGTGCTCTGCATGAGGCCTCTGACCAGGTCTACGGCGCGCCGAGGATCACCGCTGATCTCCACCAGGAGGGCACGGCAGTCAACGTGAAGACGGTCGCTTCGTCGTTGCGTCGGCAGGGTCTGGAGGGGATCTCCCCGCGCTCGTTCTCGCCGGTGACCACGATCCCGGGGGTCCCGACTCACCACATTCCCGACCGGGTCAGCCGCGAGTGGGACACGGGAGAGTTGAACAGGGTGTGGGTCTCGGACATCACCTACCTGCGGACCGGGGAGGGCTGGCTCTACCTGTGTGTGGTGCGTGACGGGTGTTCCCGGCGGGTGCTGGGCTGGGCGATGGACTCCCACCAGGACAGTGACCTGGTCGAACGCGCGTTGACTATGGCGAGAACCCTCCGTGGTGACGTCCCGGGGCAGGTCGTGTTCCATGCCGACCGCGGCACGCAGTACACCTCCGACCAACTGCACCGCGCCGCGAAACGCCTCGGGGTGGAGCAGTCGATGGGACGCACCGGGGTGTGCTTCGACAACGCGATGGCTGAGTCGTTCTGGTCCACGCTGAAGCACGAGTTCTACCACCGGCACACCTGGCCGACCCGGGCCCAAGCCCGACGGGAGGTCGCCCGCTGGATCGAGGTCGTCTACAACCGACGACGACGTCACTCAGCCCTGGGCTACCAACGCCCCGTCGAGTTCGAAACCACCAAGACCCAGACCGACACCGGCCGGGTCACCAAGGATCAAGCCGCGTAA
- a CDS encoding metal ABC transporter substrate-binding protein, which produces MNLKPALAAAAALSLAACGSTAATSSTDAEDNGPDVVVAFYPLEWASTQVMGDIGSVSTLTAPGVEPHDLELTPKQVASLADADLVIYLSDFQSAVDDAIEQSGATNVLDVAQYVDLLTPVEDHDHEADEHEEEATEDEHDHGDFDPHFWQDPTRMQKVVAAISDALAEVDADDAATFQANAETASEDLGKIDDEFTTGLADCAISEFITTHEAFGYLADRYDLTQIGISGISPDEEPSPARIAAIQEEATEHNITTIFFETLSSDAVASSIASDLGLKTAVLDPLEGVTEKSPGTDYPSIMRANLEALRTANGCS; this is translated from the coding sequence ATGAACCTGAAGCCCGCACTTGCCGCCGCCGCAGCGCTCAGCCTCGCGGCCTGCGGCTCGACCGCAGCCACCAGCTCGACCGACGCCGAGGACAACGGCCCCGACGTGGTCGTGGCCTTCTACCCGCTGGAGTGGGCGAGCACCCAGGTGATGGGCGACATCGGGTCCGTCTCGACGCTCACCGCGCCGGGCGTCGAGCCCCACGACCTGGAGCTCACGCCGAAGCAGGTCGCTTCCCTTGCCGACGCCGACCTGGTCATCTACCTCTCCGACTTCCAGAGCGCCGTCGACGACGCCATCGAGCAGTCCGGCGCGACAAACGTGCTGGACGTCGCCCAGTACGTCGACCTGCTCACCCCCGTCGAGGACCACGACCACGAGGCGGACGAGCACGAGGAGGAGGCCACCGAGGACGAGCACGACCACGGCGACTTCGACCCGCACTTCTGGCAGGACCCGACCCGGATGCAGAAGGTTGTCGCGGCGATCTCCGACGCGCTCGCCGAGGTCGACGCCGACGACGCCGCGACGTTCCAGGCCAACGCGGAGACCGCGTCAGAGGACCTCGGCAAGATCGACGACGAGTTCACCACCGGCCTGGCCGACTGCGCGATCAGCGAGTTCATCACCACGCACGAGGCCTTCGGCTACCTCGCCGACCGCTACGACCTGACCCAGATCGGCATCTCGGGCATCAGCCCCGACGAGGAGCCCTCGCCGGCCCGCATCGCCGCCATCCAGGAGGAGGCGACGGAGCACAACATCACCACGATCTTCTTCGAGACCCTCAGCTCCGACGCAGTCGCCTCATCGATCGCCAGCGATCTCGGCCTGAAGACCGCTGTGCTCGACCCCCTCGAGGGCGTCACGGAAAAGTCGCCCGGCACTGACTACCCTTCAATCATGCGCGCAAACCTCGAAGCACTACGGACGGCCAATGGCTGCAGCTGA
- a CDS encoding antibiotic biosynthesis monooxygenase family protein → MLAISRFRDQGDGFRDEAQPVVDWWSARPGCVSMDLVQNLDEPGLWAIVGRWASVGAYRRSFNGYDAKMLLTPLLSRAVDEPSAYLPPDEVGENQPRNT, encoded by the coding sequence ATGCTCGCCATCAGCCGCTTCCGCGACCAGGGCGACGGGTTCCGGGACGAGGCTCAGCCCGTCGTCGACTGGTGGTCGGCCCGTCCCGGCTGCGTCAGCATGGACCTCGTGCAGAACCTCGACGAGCCGGGTCTGTGGGCCATCGTCGGCCGCTGGGCGTCCGTCGGCGCCTACCGTCGCTCCTTCAACGGGTACGACGCGAAGATGCTGCTGACCCCGCTGCTCAGCCGGGCCGTCGACGAGCCGAGCGCCTACCTGCCGCCCGACGAGGTCGGCGAGAACCAGCCCCGCAACACCTGA
- a CDS encoding metal ABC transporter permease, translating to MIEILSLPFMQRAVIAAVLSGLIAPAIGTFIVQKRMSLLGDGLGHVAIAGVGLALMTGWATMPVAVVVCVVGAVAVELLRQHGKATGDLGLAILFYGGLASGVLMAGIAGQGAGGLSSYLFGSLTSVSETDIVLIAVLGVVILVTCIGLAPRLFAVCVDEDFARVLGIRVKVINLLVVVLAAISITAAMRTVGLLLISALMVIPVAAAQQLFVGFYRAFFGSMVVGVLAALGGTVGSYYLDTATGATIVVTSIVLLGIAWLLGGRIRRAHHFIPFVEDDGDHDYMRAENHDDTFAHKGGVKVIQHGDHVDYVHDGHRHALHGDHYDEH from the coding sequence ATGATCGAGATCCTCTCCCTGCCCTTCATGCAGCGCGCGGTCATCGCCGCCGTGTTGAGCGGACTCATCGCGCCCGCCATCGGCACCTTCATCGTCCAGAAGCGCATGAGCCTGCTGGGCGACGGGCTCGGCCATGTGGCGATCGCGGGCGTCGGCCTGGCGCTGATGACGGGCTGGGCGACCATGCCCGTCGCCGTCGTCGTCTGCGTCGTCGGGGCGGTGGCCGTCGAGCTGCTGCGCCAGCACGGCAAGGCGACCGGCGACCTCGGCCTGGCCATCCTGTTCTACGGCGGCCTTGCCTCGGGCGTGTTGATGGCGGGCATCGCCGGGCAGGGCGCCGGCGGCCTCTCGTCGTACCTGTTCGGCTCGCTCACCTCGGTCAGCGAGACCGACATCGTGCTCATCGCCGTGCTCGGGGTCGTGATCCTGGTGACCTGCATCGGGCTGGCCCCCCGACTGTTCGCCGTGTGTGTCGACGAGGACTTCGCCCGCGTGCTCGGCATCCGCGTCAAGGTCATCAACCTGCTGGTGGTCGTGCTGGCCGCCATCAGCATCACGGCGGCGATGCGGACGGTCGGGCTCCTGCTGATCAGCGCGCTGATGGTCATCCCCGTGGCCGCCGCCCAGCAGCTGTTCGTCGGCTTCTACCGTGCCTTCTTCGGGTCGATGGTCGTCGGCGTGCTGGCGGCCCTCGGCGGCACCGTCGGCTCCTACTACCTCGACACGGCCACCGGCGCCACCATCGTCGTGACCTCCATCGTGCTGCTCGGCATCGCCTGGCTGCTCGGCGGGCGGATCCGCAGGGCGCACCATTTCATCCCGTTCGTCGAGGACGACGGCGACCACGACTACATGCGCGCCGAGAACCACGACGACACCTTCGCCCACAAGGGCGGGGTCAAGGTCATTCAGCACGGAGACCACGTCGACTACGTCCACGACGGGCACCGGCACGCCCTCCACGGAGACCACTATGACGAGCACTAA
- the recO gene encoding DNA repair protein RecO: MPTYRDEAVVLRTHQFGEADRVIILLTRAHGKVHAVAKGVRRTSSKFGGRLEPFQHIDIQFAQGHGLDIVTQAVSLHSSSLGADYSRFTAAQVLVETAERLVAEEGVPSLQQYRLLLGALLALDAEDRPAPLIVDSYLLRALAVAGYALATAACAGCGDVDVRWFSPQGGGAVCTACRTPGSAQLYAGDSAYLGALLAGDWAEVTAADRATQQRVDGMVVAYSTWHLERALRSLPFFER; the protein is encoded by the coding sequence GTGCCCACCTACCGTGACGAAGCCGTGGTGCTGCGGACTCACCAGTTCGGTGAGGCTGACCGCGTCATCATTCTGCTGACACGCGCCCACGGCAAGGTGCACGCCGTCGCGAAGGGGGTCCGGCGAACCTCGTCGAAGTTCGGTGGCCGGCTCGAGCCGTTCCAGCACATCGACATCCAGTTCGCCCAGGGACACGGCCTCGACATCGTGACGCAGGCCGTGTCGCTGCACAGCAGCAGCCTCGGCGCCGACTACTCAAGATTCACGGCGGCCCAGGTGCTCGTCGAGACGGCCGAGCGACTCGTCGCGGAGGAGGGAGTCCCCTCCCTGCAGCAGTACCGTCTCCTCCTCGGTGCGCTGCTGGCACTCGACGCCGAGGACCGGCCTGCGCCGCTCATCGTCGACTCCTATCTCCTGAGGGCGCTCGCCGTCGCCGGATACGCCCTCGCGACGGCGGCCTGCGCGGGCTGCGGAGACGTGGACGTGCGCTGGTTCTCCCCGCAGGGCGGTGGCGCGGTGTGCACGGCGTGCCGGACCCCCGGCTCCGCCCAGCTGTACGCTGGGGACTCCGCGTACCTCGGGGCGCTGCTCGCCGGCGACTGGGCCGAGGTGACCGCCGCCGACCGCGCCACGCAACAGCGTGTCGACGGAATGGTCGTGGCCTACTCCACCTGGCACCTGGAGAGGGCGCTCCGGTCGCTCCCGTTCTTCGAACGTTAG
- a CDS encoding Fur family transcriptional regulator — MTSTNSPVTRQTWQRAAVRDLMEGAREFRTAQQVHDQLRGIGAKVGLATVYRALQAMAEAGEVDVLRTPDGEAAYRRCSAGHHHHLVCRRCGFSIEIKPTDLEAWAATVAQQHGFTQVGHELEIFGLCQDCSRLADDS, encoded by the coding sequence ATGACGAGCACTAACAGCCCGGTCACCCGCCAGACATGGCAGCGCGCCGCTGTGCGCGACCTGATGGAGGGGGCACGCGAGTTCCGCACCGCGCAGCAGGTCCACGACCAGTTGCGCGGGATCGGGGCGAAGGTGGGGCTCGCCACGGTCTACCGGGCGCTGCAGGCGATGGCCGAGGCCGGCGAGGTGGACGTGCTGCGTACCCCCGACGGCGAGGCGGCCTACCGTCGCTGCTCCGCCGGTCACCACCACCACCTCGTCTGTCGACGCTGCGGCTTCTCGATCGAGATCAAGCCGACAGACCTGGAGGCCTGGGCGGCCACCGTCGCGCAGCAGCACGGCTTCACGCAGGTCGGCCACGAGCTCGAGATCTTCGGGCTGTGTCAGGACTGCTCCCGGCTGGCGGACGACTCCTGA
- a CDS encoding metal ABC transporter ATP-binding protein: protein MAAADLVHAEGVYVSLGGMPILRDVHVDVAAGEAVALIGGNGSGKSTLIRAVLGLIPHQEGVVELFGERLPGFHDWRRVGYVPQLSTVNVAGATVREIASAGRLAHRRPFQWLSAADRAARDHALEQVGLADRAKWPFSALSGGQKQRVLIARALAAEPELLVMDEPLAGVDLHSQAGLAELLRGFRDAGLGLLVVLHERGAMAEVLDRTVTLCDGRVVTGENHPVDTEHDHPAPEPSLIGLSDPIAGAAS from the coding sequence ATGGCTGCAGCTGACCTCGTCCACGCCGAGGGCGTCTACGTCTCCCTCGGCGGGATGCCCATCCTCCGCGACGTCCACGTCGACGTCGCGGCCGGTGAGGCCGTCGCCCTGATCGGCGGCAACGGATCCGGCAAGTCGACGCTCATCCGCGCCGTGCTGGGGCTCATCCCGCACCAGGAGGGCGTCGTCGAGCTGTTCGGCGAGCGGCTGCCCGGATTCCACGACTGGCGGCGCGTGGGCTACGTGCCACAGCTGTCGACGGTGAACGTGGCCGGCGCGACCGTCCGCGAGATCGCCTCGGCCGGGCGGCTGGCACACCGCAGGCCCTTCCAATGGTTGTCCGCCGCCGACCGGGCTGCCAGGGACCACGCCCTCGAACAGGTCGGGCTGGCCGACCGCGCGAAGTGGCCGTTCAGCGCGCTGTCCGGAGGCCAGAAGCAGCGGGTGCTGATCGCCCGCGCACTGGCCGCCGAGCCCGAGCTGCTCGTGATGGACGAACCGCTGGCCGGCGTCGACCTGCACAGCCAGGCCGGGCTGGCGGAGCTGCTGCGTGGCTTCCGAGACGCGGGGCTCGGCCTGCTCGTCGTGTTGCACGAACGCGGAGCCATGGCCGAGGTCCTCGACCGCACGGTCACGCTGTGCGACGGACGCGTCGTCACCGGCGAGAACCACCCCGTCGATACCGAACACGACCACCCTGCCCCCGAGCCGTCGCTGATCGGGCTCTCCGACCCCATCGCAGGAGCGGCATCATGA
- a CDS encoding IS256 family transposase gives MTQYQSALSTLIGEVLADPDLAHQDVFRRMLQAGLQDLVDAEATAKIGAARYERTPERTTRRNGTRPKVLATPAGEVDLQIPKLREGSFFPSLLHPRRRVDKALYAVICQAWIDGVSTRKVEHLIRALGNDTGISRSTVSRICGEIDEAVHEFLHRRLDHTWFPYLFLDATYLDVRHRGRVVSQALVVATGVSGEGRREILGMALGDAETTDFWTEFLRSLRDRGLKVATDADPLGVTLVTSDAHAGLKAAVKAILPGAGWQRCRVHFARNVTQRLGSAHSKPVNALISTIFAQTTTQTVIAQYKAVTDSLRSAFPEVTAMLEAAEADLTGFATLPREHWQKVWSNNPIERLNREIKRRADVVQIFPDRDSVTRLIGAVLQEQHEEWSYGERRYFSDISMRKLVHTLHEHTEPAHHELYLTA, from the coding sequence ATGACCCAGTACCAGTCTGCCCTTTCGACCCTGATCGGTGAAGTTCTCGCCGATCCCGACCTCGCGCATCAGGACGTGTTCCGCCGGATGCTGCAGGCCGGCCTGCAAGACCTTGTCGACGCGGAAGCGACCGCGAAGATCGGCGCCGCCCGTTACGAGCGCACCCCGGAACGGACCACCCGCCGCAACGGCACGCGCCCGAAGGTCCTCGCGACCCCGGCCGGGGAGGTCGACCTGCAGATCCCGAAGCTGCGGGAAGGGTCGTTCTTCCCGTCTCTGTTGCACCCGCGGCGGCGGGTCGATAAGGCCCTCTACGCGGTGATCTGCCAGGCCTGGATCGACGGGGTCTCGACCCGCAAGGTCGAGCACCTGATCCGGGCCCTCGGCAACGACACCGGCATCTCCCGCTCGACGGTGTCGCGGATCTGCGGCGAGATCGACGAAGCAGTCCACGAGTTCCTGCACCGCAGACTCGATCACACCTGGTTCCCGTACCTGTTCCTCGACGCCACCTACCTCGACGTCCGCCACCGCGGCCGGGTCGTCTCCCAAGCACTGGTCGTCGCGACCGGAGTCTCTGGTGAGGGCCGACGCGAGATCCTCGGGATGGCGCTCGGTGACGCGGAGACCACCGACTTCTGGACCGAGTTCCTCCGCTCGCTGCGCGACCGTGGCCTCAAGGTCGCCACCGATGCGGACCCGCTCGGGGTGACCCTGGTCACCAGCGACGCGCACGCCGGACTGAAAGCGGCAGTGAAAGCGATCCTGCCCGGAGCGGGGTGGCAGAGATGCCGGGTCCACTTCGCCCGCAACGTAACTCAACGCCTCGGATCGGCCCACTCGAAACCGGTCAACGCGCTGATCTCCACGATCTTCGCGCAGACCACGACCCAAACCGTGATCGCGCAATACAAGGCCGTCACCGACAGCCTCCGCTCCGCGTTTCCCGAGGTCACCGCGATGCTCGAGGCCGCCGAAGCGGACCTGACCGGGTTCGCGACGCTGCCGCGCGAGCACTGGCAAAAGGTCTGGTCGAACAACCCCATCGAGCGCCTCAACCGGGAGATCAAACGACGCGCCGACGTCGTCCAGATCTTCCCCGACCGCGACTCCGTGACCCGCCTCATCGGCGCCGTCCTCCAGGAGCAGCACGAGGAATGGTCTTACGGCGAACGCCGCTACTTCTCCGACATCTCCATGCGCAAACTCGTCCACACCCTCCACGAACACACCGAACCCGCCCACCACGAGCTCTACCTCACCGCCTGA
- a CDS encoding Cof-type HAD-IIB family hydrolase, with the protein MRLIATDVDGTLIRSDHTLSARTRRAFQAARDAGIRVLAISGRQPYSIGAIVQGTALMGPCVGSNGAVITDLDARQVLWQATVAVDVQRRLVAEMTALFPTLKAVSVRDGGDLYFAEAGYQGLADPGELETLWPVTQRIGDREEVLAAPSGKLVLRDDHHEPADLLAAARGLGIDGFHATTSGAPFLEVGPVGVTKAAALARLCDRWCIDPADVVAFGDNLNDVEMLRFAGLGVAMGNAEPEAREAADRVTLTNNEDGVAAVIETLL; encoded by the coding sequence ATGCGCCTCATTGCCACCGACGTCGACGGGACCCTCATCCGCAGCGATCACACACTCTCCGCGCGGACCCGCCGGGCCTTCCAGGCGGCGCGCGATGCGGGCATCCGGGTGCTGGCGATCTCGGGCAGGCAGCCCTATTCCATCGGAGCGATCGTCCAGGGCACCGCGCTGATGGGGCCGTGCGTCGGCAGCAACGGCGCGGTCATCACCGACCTCGACGCCCGTCAGGTGCTCTGGCAGGCGACCGTCGCGGTGGACGTGCAGCGGCGGCTGGTTGCTGAGATGACCGCCCTGTTCCCGACTCTGAAGGCCGTGTCCGTGCGCGACGGGGGAGACCTGTACTTCGCCGAGGCGGGCTACCAGGGGCTGGCCGACCCGGGCGAGCTCGAGACCCTCTGGCCGGTCACCCAGCGCATCGGCGACCGCGAGGAGGTGTTGGCGGCACCCTCGGGCAAGCTGGTCCTGCGTGATGACCACCACGAGCCGGCGGATCTCCTGGCTGCCGCGCGCGGCCTGGGCATCGACGGCTTCCACGCCACCACCAGCGGTGCGCCGTTCCTGGAGGTCGGCCCGGTGGGCGTCACGAAGGCAGCGGCCCTGGCACGCCTGTGTGACCGCTGGTGCATCGACCCGGCCGACGTCGTGGCCTTCGGCGACAACCTCAACGACGTCGAGATGCTGCGCTTCGCAGGCCTCGGCGTGGCAATGGGCAACGCCGAGCCGGAGGCCAGGGAGGCCGCCGACCGCGTGACGCTGACCAACAACGAGGATGGTGTCGCCGCCGTGATCGAGACGCTGCTGTAG
- a CDS encoding HNH endonuclease signature motif containing protein, which produces MRRTPQGVSTSSTNRGTDGSDASNSPDPYTPATLVVTIDYTELATQLHATGQLPSGTPIPARELRRLACDAQIIPIVLGAQSEILDVGRAHRFVTPAIRHALNLRDNGCIFPGCHATALECDAHHITPWWAGGSTSLTNLALLCPYHHPKVEPTHTGPGAGTTSADGWHITINPTTGKPTLSRKPPDTS; this is translated from the coding sequence TTGCGGAGAACCCCACAGGGCGTTTCGACAAGCTCAACGAACCGGGGAACTGACGGCTCCGACGCCAGCAACAGCCCGGACCCATACACACCCGCGACGCTTGTCGTGACCATCGACTACACCGAACTCGCCACCCAACTCCACGCCACAGGCCAACTCCCCTCCGGCACCCCGATCCCGGCCCGAGAGCTCCGCCGGCTGGCCTGCGACGCCCAGATCATCCCCATCGTCCTAGGCGCACAGTCAGAAATCCTCGACGTCGGCCGCGCCCACCGCTTCGTCACCCCCGCCATCCGACACGCCCTCAACCTCCGCGACAACGGCTGCATCTTCCCCGGCTGCCACGCCACCGCCCTCGAATGCGACGCCCACCACATCACCCCCTGGTGGGCCGGAGGATCAACATCCCTGACCAATCTCGCACTCCTCTGCCCCTACCACCACCCCAAAGTCGAACCCACCCACACCGGCCCCGGCGCCGGCACCACCTCCGCCGACGGCTGGCACATCACCATCAACCCGACCACCGGCAAACCCACACTGAGCCGAAAACCACCAGACACCAGCTGA
- a CDS encoding PhzF family phenazine biosynthesis protein, with amino-acid sequence MLTYDVVDVFAERPFAGNQLAVVHGSEGLTDEQLRLVAAEFNFSETAFPTAVSATSYDVRIFTPRGELPFAGHPTLGTAWALRAAGLLEGSSAVQRCGAGDIELAFEGDLVRLAAAPVSVGEFDRAVALRLVAGLGLAADDLLGTGHVASAGLPFSFLRVSDDAVGRASIFSGPKPTDGFDGTVVYALADGPHGTVTSHARVFIPGEAVPEDPATGSAAAAFGLVLADSGVLPEGGDYVIRQGAEMGRPSVLHGRVAATDGVASRVEVAGGVHRIGSGTMVVPGA; translated from the coding sequence ATGCTGACGTATGACGTGGTGGATGTGTTCGCCGAGCGGCCCTTCGCGGGCAACCAGTTGGCGGTGGTCCACGGATCCGAGGGGCTGACCGACGAGCAGCTCCGCCTGGTGGCCGCCGAGTTCAACTTCTCCGAGACGGCCTTCCCGACAGCTGTGTCCGCAACCTCCTACGACGTGCGGATCTTCACTCCCCGCGGCGAGCTCCCGTTCGCCGGGCACCCGACGCTGGGCACCGCCTGGGCACTGAGGGCGGCCGGCCTGCTTGAGGGATCGTCCGCCGTCCAGCGCTGCGGCGCGGGCGACATCGAGCTGGCCTTCGAGGGCGACCTGGTCCGGCTCGCGGCGGCGCCGGTCTCCGTCGGGGAGTTCGACCGTGCCGTCGCTCTCCGGCTCGTGGCCGGGCTGGGCCTGGCAGCCGACGACCTGCTGGGGACGGGGCACGTCGCCAGCGCGGGGCTGCCGTTCTCGTTCCTGCGGGTGAGCGACGACGCCGTCGGGCGCGCGTCGATCTTCTCCGGACCCAAGCCCACCGACGGCTTCGACGGGACCGTGGTCTACGCGCTGGCCGACGGCCCCCACGGCACCGTCACCTCGCACGCCCGGGTCTTCATCCCGGGCGAGGCCGTGCCGGAGGATCCGGCGACGGGGTCGGCCGCGGCGGCTTTCGGACTGGTCCTCGCCGACTCCGGCGTTCTGCCCGAGGGCGGAGACTACGTGATCCGGCAGGGGGCGGAGATGGGCCGACCGTCGGTGCTGCACGGCCGCGTCGCCGCCACCGACGGCGTCGCCTCGCGGGTCGAGGTGGCGGGCGGGGTGCACCGCATCGGGTCGGGCACGATGGTCGTTCCCGGGGCCTGA
- a CDS encoding isoprenyl transferase → MWSVPEPRRRPTPHPSGATPPDLPKKALPRHVAIVMDGNGRWAKQRGLKRTEGHAMGEASLLDVVHGAIEQGIPYLSAYAFSTENWKRSPEEVRWLMGFNRDVIHRRRDELNDLGVRIRWAGRRPRLWGSVIRELEVAEEMSRDNTTLTLQFCVNYGGRAEIVDAAREIARLAKAGKLDPDRLTEERFAKFLDEPEIPDVDLFLRSSGEQRTSNFLLWQSAYAEFIFLDRLWPDFDRRDLWAAVEQYVTRERRFGTA, encoded by the coding sequence ATTTGGAGCGTGCCTGAGCCTCGCCGTCGCCCCACGCCTCACCCCAGTGGCGCCACCCCGCCCGACCTGCCGAAGAAGGCGCTGCCCCGGCACGTCGCGATCGTGATGGACGGCAACGGCCGCTGGGCGAAGCAGCGCGGCCTGAAGCGCACGGAGGGTCACGCAATGGGCGAGGCCTCGCTGCTGGACGTCGTCCACGGGGCCATCGAGCAGGGCATCCCGTACCTGTCGGCCTACGCCTTTTCGACGGAGAACTGGAAGCGGTCGCCGGAGGAGGTGCGCTGGCTGATGGGCTTCAACCGCGACGTGATCCACCGTCGTCGCGACGAGCTCAACGACCTCGGCGTCCGGATCCGCTGGGCAGGGCGCCGCCCGCGGCTGTGGGGGTCGGTCATCAGGGAGCTCGAGGTCGCCGAGGAGATGAGCCGGGACAACACCACGCTGACGCTGCAGTTCTGCGTGAACTACGGCGGCCGGGCGGAGATCGTCGACGCGGCCCGCGAGATCGCCCGCCTGGCGAAGGCCGGCAAGCTCGACCCCGACCGGCTGACCGAGGAACGCTTCGCGAAGTTCCTCGACGAGCCGGAGATCCCCGACGTCGACCTGTTCCTCCGCAGCTCCGGCGAGCAGCGCACGTCGAACTTCCTCCTGTGGCAGTCGGCCTACGCGGAGTTCATCTTCCTCGACCGCCTGTGGCCGGACTTCGACCGCCGCGACCTCTGGGCGGCCGTGGAGCAGTACGTGACGCGCGAGCGCCGCTTCGGCACCGCCTGA